The following proteins are encoded in a genomic region of Bosea beijingensis:
- a CDS encoding LysR substrate-binding domain-containing protein, with product MKIRQIEIFRAVMAGGSTTAGAVTLGLSQSAVSRQLTQLEEELGFELFERSNGRLLPRPEAFALMDEVGELASLVARLKRYTEDLRAGTVGQRFLKVAVPHSFIATVMPEVIETYLAERHDASVELIGGHYDAIEQMVLARVADLGFVSLPPRNKGFEAREIVRSESVCIMPAGHSLAERPNLTPRDLSGHHLIMLGRQRPARLAFERQLRRAGVFPIVRIEVHSVEATCGLVARGLGVAVVPELIAGLYRHLPIAQRPFSPCIHGAYGIVTLKGAPMSRSAEAFTEILKTRLEAQAST from the coding sequence ATGAAGATCCGGCAGATCGAAATCTTCCGCGCCGTCATGGCCGGCGGTTCCACGACCGCCGGCGCCGTCACGCTCGGCCTGTCCCAATCGGCCGTCAGCCGCCAGCTCACGCAGCTCGAGGAGGAGCTGGGCTTCGAATTGTTCGAGCGCAGCAATGGCCGCCTGCTGCCGCGGCCGGAAGCCTTCGCCCTGATGGACGAGGTCGGCGAGCTGGCCTCGCTGGTCGCGCGGCTGAAGCGCTACACCGAGGACCTGCGGGCGGGAACCGTCGGCCAGCGCTTCCTCAAGGTGGCCGTGCCGCATTCCTTCATCGCGACGGTGATGCCGGAGGTGATCGAGACCTATCTGGCCGAACGCCATGACGCCTCGGTCGAGCTGATCGGAGGCCATTACGACGCGATCGAGCAGATGGTGCTGGCGCGCGTCGCCGATCTCGGCTTCGTCAGCCTGCCGCCGCGCAACAAGGGGTTCGAGGCCCGCGAGATCGTGCGCTCCGAGTCGGTCTGCATCATGCCCGCCGGCCATTCGCTGGCGGAGCGGCCGAACCTGACGCCTCGCGACCTGTCCGGACATCACCTGATCATGCTCGGCCGGCAGCGGCCGGCGCGGCTCGCTTTCGAGCGGCAGTTGCGGCGGGCGGGCGTCTTCCCGATCGTGCGCATCGAGGTGCATTCGGTCGAGGCCACCTGCGGGCTCGTCGCCCGCGGTCTCGGCGTCGCCGTGGTGCCCGAGCTGATCGCCGGGCTTTACCGGCACCTGCCGATCGCGCAGCGCCCGTTCAGCCCCTGCATCCACGGCGCCTACGGCATCGTCACGCTGAAGGGCGCGCCGATGTCGCGCTCGGCGGAAGCCTTCACGGAGATCCTGAAGACCCGGCTGGAGGCGCAGGCCAGCACATAG
- a CDS encoding ATP-binding protein gives MTRLPGRFWPDTVASRAILILVAALLAFHLLGYWAFRVGAESFASAGRDGSLAERIVSIKRAIASIADGAERDRVAHDLSSASLEVHWSKVSLVLGNVPATTRTREMEARLKQFAPDLAVEAFRVGLADDDGTATDRHLMLVSIRLDDGSWVNFSSSTLGAAQHLDWNLTAIMICFAVGIVVVALLLLRWATRPLRDLALAAERFSLDQVPQPLPEDGPAEVRRAARAFNTMRERIQRLVAERMQAMAAVSHDLRTPITRLRLRSELLDDDVTRRLIDADLGEMEEMIGSTLEYLRGGVSSEAVRPIDLASVIETIVDEHLDQGHKVSLSGLNAAPILGRVLPLKRAFSNVIGNAVKYGGAAAVGIAEAGGQIVVTIEDEGPGIAPADGERVFLPFVRLEESRGRETGGSGLGLTIARAVVGSHEGSIALENRVEGGLRVTVSLPRLDRPAPERSAGGDG, from the coding sequence TTGACGAGGCTGCCCGGACGCTTCTGGCCCGATACGGTGGCAAGCCGTGCGATCCTGATCCTGGTCGCGGCACTACTCGCCTTTCACCTGCTCGGCTACTGGGCCTTCCGCGTCGGCGCCGAGAGCTTCGCCTCGGCCGGGCGCGACGGCAGCCTCGCCGAGCGCATCGTCTCGATCAAGCGGGCCATCGCCAGCATTGCCGACGGGGCGGAGCGCGACCGTGTCGCGCACGACCTGTCGAGTGCGAGCCTCGAAGTTCACTGGAGCAAGGTCAGTCTCGTCCTCGGCAATGTACCGGCGACCACGCGGACGCGCGAGATGGAAGCGCGGCTGAAGCAGTTCGCTCCCGATCTCGCTGTCGAGGCCTTCCGAGTCGGACTGGCCGATGACGACGGAACCGCGACCGACCGGCACCTGATGCTGGTTTCGATCCGGCTCGACGATGGGAGCTGGGTCAATTTCTCGTCGTCGACGCTGGGCGCCGCCCAGCATCTCGACTGGAATCTGACCGCGATCATGATCTGCTTCGCCGTCGGCATCGTCGTCGTGGCGCTGCTGCTGCTGCGCTGGGCGACCCGGCCGCTGCGCGATCTCGCGCTCGCCGCCGAGCGCTTCAGTCTCGATCAGGTGCCCCAGCCCCTGCCGGAGGACGGCCCGGCCGAGGTCCGCCGCGCGGCGCGCGCCTTCAACACCATGCGCGAGCGCATCCAGCGCCTCGTCGCCGAGCGCATGCAGGCGATGGCCGCGGTATCGCACGACCTGCGCACGCCGATCACCCGCCTGCGTTTGCGCTCCGAACTGCTCGACGACGACGTGACGCGGCGCCTGATCGATGCCGATCTCGGCGAGATGGAGGAGATGATCGGTTCGACGCTGGAATATCTGCGCGGCGGCGTGTCGAGCGAGGCGGTCCGGCCAATCGATCTCGCTTCCGTCATTGAGACCATCGTCGACGAGCATCTCGACCAGGGGCACAAGGTCAGCCTGTCCGGCCTGAACGCAGCGCCGATCCTCGGCCGCGTCCTGCCGCTGAAGCGGGCCTTCTCGAACGTCATCGGCAATGCCGTGAAATACGGGGGGGCGGCCGCGGTCGGCATCGCCGAGGCCGGTGGCCAGATCGTGGTCACCATCGAGGACGAAGGACCGGGAATAGCACCGGCCGACGGCGAGCGCGTCTTCCTGCCCTTCGTGCGACTGGAGGAATCGCGAGGGCGCGAGACCGGGGGCTCGGGGCTCGGCCTCACCATCGCCCGGGCCGTCGTCGGGTCGCATGAGGGGAGCATCGCGCTGGAGAACCGGGTGGAGGGCGGCCTGCGCGTCACGGTCTCCCTGCCGCGGCTCGATCGCCCGGCGCCGGAAAGAAGTGCTGGCGGGGACGGATGA
- a CDS encoding response regulator — translation MAGNADHEIDQASVAPTNDDHGHILVVDDDPQIRLLVARFLQRHGYQVTGASDGRAMMEALMHSAIDLIVLDLMLPGRSGVELCRDLRTTSHVPIVMLTARSEESDRIVGLEGGADDYVTKPFSPRELLARIRALLRRARAGQGAAVSQASALVTFDGWRMDLRRRELQSPAGTLIDLSTGEFDLLVAFVEHANRVLSREALMQFAKARMSDDPFDRTIDVQISRLRRKLEADASGGQLIKTVRGAGYLFASTVGHHEGQSA, via the coding sequence ATGGCAGGGAACGCGGACCACGAAATTGATCAGGCGTCGGTCGCACCGACCAATGACGATCACGGCCATATCCTGGTGGTGGATGATGATCCGCAGATCAGGCTCCTCGTCGCGCGTTTCCTGCAGCGGCACGGTTACCAGGTGACGGGTGCGTCGGATGGTCGGGCGATGATGGAAGCGCTGATGCATAGCGCCATCGACCTGATCGTACTCGACCTGATGCTGCCCGGCCGCTCCGGCGTCGAGCTCTGCCGCGACCTGCGCACGACCTCGCATGTCCCGATCGTGATGCTGACCGCGCGCAGCGAGGAGAGCGACCGCATCGTCGGTCTCGAAGGCGGGGCGGACGATTATGTCACCAAGCCGTTCAGCCCGCGCGAATTGCTGGCGCGCATCCGGGCCTTGCTGCGCCGGGCGCGGGCGGGGCAGGGCGCGGCCGTCTCGCAGGCGAGCGCGCTCGTCACCTTCGACGGCTGGCGCATGGACCTCAGGCGACGGGAGCTGCAATCGCCGGCCGGGACCTTGATCGACCTCTCGACCGGCGAGTTCGACCTGCTCGTCGCCTTCGTCGAGCATGCCAACCGGGTGCTGTCGCGCGAGGCGCTGATGCAGTTCGCCAAGGCGCGGATGAGCGACGATCCGTTCGACCGGACGATCGACGTCCAGATCAGTCGCCTGCGCCGCAAGCTGGAGGCCGATGCCAGCGGCGGCCAGTTGATCAAGACGGTGCGCGGCGCGGGCTACCTATTCGCTTCGACGGTCGGACATCACGAAGGACAGAGCGCTTGA
- a CDS encoding TolC family protein, translating into MPHSPVPKARRLLHWTLLAGATALLGGCAGFSADGGMSAIQSATYADIGKDVAKISDDQTALTAKGRVDQLLRKPLTADAAVQVALLNNRGLQAAFNELGMAEAQMVAASLPPNPRFGISKLSGRFEIEIERQIIGSLLALATLPARAEIARDRFQTAQMRTAEAVLKLAADTRRQYYRAAAANAQVASYQEAKSSADAASELLKRLGESGGVNKIDQAREFAFEAELTVQLAQARQQQRQERERLVRQLGLWGDDLNFRVSSLPPLPRLQSVKAIEAEALRKRVDLRIARAELDTLAKSLGLTQATRFVNDIDLLGRSTYDRSRSINDHGHVERESSRSRTLELEIDIPIYDFGQSKVALAEQTYMQAANKLAEKAVNIRSEAREAYTAYRANYDITRQYQTNVLPLRRIIQEQSLLQYSGMLNDVTDLIADARSRILSNIAAINARRDFWIAHTDFKHALIGGGSAGGAATVAAAGGGDAGAAGH; encoded by the coding sequence TTGCCCCATTCTCCTGTCCCGAAAGCCCGGCGCCTGCTGCACTGGACCCTGCTTGCCGGCGCCACCGCATTGTTGGGCGGCTGCGCGGGCTTCTCCGCCGATGGCGGCATGAGCGCGATCCAGAGCGCGACCTATGCCGATATCGGCAAGGACGTGGCCAAGATCAGTGACGACCAGACCGCTCTCACCGCCAAGGGGCGCGTCGACCAGCTCCTGCGCAAGCCGTTGACGGCGGATGCGGCCGTGCAGGTCGCGCTGCTCAACAATCGCGGTTTGCAGGCCGCCTTCAACGAGCTGGGCATGGCCGAGGCGCAGATGGTCGCGGCGAGCCTACCGCCCAATCCGCGCTTCGGCATCTCCAAGCTCTCCGGCCGCTTCGAGATCGAGATCGAGCGCCAGATCATCGGCAGCCTGCTGGCGCTCGCGACCTTGCCGGCACGGGCCGAGATCGCGCGCGACCGCTTCCAGACCGCGCAGATGCGGACGGCCGAGGCGGTGCTGAAGCTCGCGGCCGACACGCGCCGCCAGTACTATCGCGCCGCCGCTGCCAACGCCCAGGTCGCCTCCTATCAGGAGGCGAAAAGCTCCGCCGATGCGGCGTCCGAACTGCTCAAGCGGCTAGGCGAATCCGGCGGCGTCAACAAGATCGACCAGGCCCGCGAATTCGCCTTCGAGGCCGAACTCACAGTGCAGCTCGCCCAGGCCCGCCAGCAGCAGCGCCAGGAACGCGAGCGTCTCGTCCGCCAGCTCGGCCTCTGGGGCGACGACCTCAATTTCCGGGTCAGCAGCCTGCCGCCCTTGCCGCGCCTGCAATCGGTAAAGGCGATCGAGGCCGAGGCCTTGCGCAAGCGCGTCGATCTCCGGATCGCGCGGGCCGAGCTCGACACGCTCGCGAAGTCGCTGGGGCTCACCCAGGCGACGCGCTTCGTCAACGACATCGACCTGCTCGGCCGAAGCACCTACGACCGCAGCCGCAGCATCAACGACCACGGCCATGTCGAGCGCGAGAGCAGCCGCAGCCGGACGCTGGAACTCGAGATCGACATCCCGATCTACGATTTCGGCCAGTCCAAGGTCGCGCTCGCCGAGCAGACCTACATGCAGGCCGCCAACAAGCTGGCCGAGAAGGCGGTCAATATCCGCTCCGAAGCGCGCGAGGCCTACACCGCCTATCGCGCCAATTACGACATCACGCGCCAGTACCAGACCAATGTCCTGCCGCTGCGCAGGATCATCCAGGAGCAGTCGCTGCTGCAGTACAGCGGCATGCTCAACGACGTGACGGACCTGATCGCGGATGCCCGCAGCCGCATCCTCTCGAACATCGCCGCGATCAATGCCCGCCGCGATTTCTGGATCGCCCATACCGATTTCAAGCACGCGCTGATTGGCGGCGGCAGCGCGGGTGGCGCGGCCACCGTGGCGGCGGCCGGCGGCGGCGATGCCGGCGCCGCAGGCCACTGA
- a CDS encoding multicopper oxidase family protein → MTSLSRRGFIGSSGLVLAGAAAVSGRTAFAAVPEAPTMAEAATQAPLVPTTGPDYQPVATLNGWSLPWRMNGDWKEFHLVAEPVVRELAPGMKAYLWGYNGQSPGPTIEAVEGDKVRIYVTNKLPESTAVHWHGQRLPNGMDGVGGLTQPHIPSGKTFVYEFVLRRSGTFMYHPHSDEMVQMAMGMMGFFVVHPKDPAFRRVDRDFVFLLNAFDIEPGSYVPRVAEMTEFNMWCWNSRVFPGIDPLVVGKNDKVRIRFGNLTMTNHPVHMHGYEFKVSCTDGGWVDPAAAWDEVSVDVAVGQMRAFDFVADEPGDWAIHCHKSHHTMNAMGHSVKNYIGVSKKDLAKRIARIAPGYMPMGSNGMGEMGSMEMPLPENTLPMMTGFGQFGPIEMGGMFSVVKVREGLAKGDYKDPGWFKHPEGTVAYELKGTKLGQAPRATPPESGVQAAEWRAKDPRKPSLGPDGKPRPATKKPHSNH, encoded by the coding sequence ATGACATCCCTTTCCCGCAGAGGCTTCATCGGCTCGTCCGGGCTGGTCCTGGCCGGCGCCGCAGCGGTCTCGGGCCGCACAGCCTTCGCCGCCGTGCCGGAGGCTCCGACCATGGCGGAGGCTGCGACGCAGGCGCCGCTCGTGCCGACCACCGGGCCGGATTACCAGCCGGTCGCGACGCTGAACGGCTGGTCCCTACCATGGCGCATGAACGGCGACTGGAAGGAGTTCCATCTCGTTGCCGAGCCGGTGGTGCGCGAGCTCGCGCCCGGCATGAAAGCCTATCTCTGGGGCTATAACGGCCAGTCGCCGGGGCCGACGATCGAGGCGGTCGAGGGCGACAAGGTCCGCATCTACGTCACCAACAAACTGCCCGAGAGCACGGCGGTGCATTGGCACGGCCAGCGTCTGCCCAACGGCATGGACGGCGTCGGCGGGCTGACGCAGCCGCATATCCCCTCGGGCAAGACCTTCGTCTACGAGTTCGTGCTCAGGCGCTCCGGCACCTTCATGTACCACCCGCATTCGGACGAGATGGTCCAGATGGCGATGGGCATGATGGGCTTCTTCGTCGTTCATCCGAAGGACCCGGCCTTCCGCCGCGTCGACCGCGATTTCGTCTTCCTGCTCAATGCCTTCGACATCGAGCCCGGCTCCTATGTGCCGCGGGTCGCCGAGATGACCGAGTTCAACATGTGGTGCTGGAACAGCCGCGTGTTCCCGGGCATCGATCCCTTGGTCGTCGGCAAGAACGACAAGGTCCGGATCCGCTTCGGCAACCTGACCATGACCAACCACCCGGTCCATATGCACGGCTACGAGTTCAAGGTCTCCTGCACCGATGGCGGCTGGGTCGATCCGGCTGCGGCCTGGGACGAGGTCTCGGTCGATGTCGCCGTCGGCCAGATGCGCGCCTTCGATTTCGTCGCCGACGAACCGGGCGACTGGGCGATCCACTGCCACAAGTCGCACCACACCATGAATGCCATGGGGCATTCGGTGAAGAACTATATCGGCGTCAGCAAGAAGGACCTCGCCAAGCGCATCGCCAGGATCGCGCCGGGCTACATGCCGATGGGCTCGAACGGCATGGGCGAGATGGGTTCGATGGAGATGCCTCTGCCTGAGAACACCCTGCCGATGATGACGGGATTCGGTCAATTCGGCCCGATCGAGATGGGCGGCATGTTCTCGGTGGTGAAGGTCCGTGAAGGCCTGGCGAAGGGGGACTACAAGGACCCCGGCTGGTTCAAGCATCCGGAAGGCACCGTCGCCTACGAACTCAAGGGCACGAAGCTCGGGCAAGCCCCGCGCGCGACCCCGCCCGAGAGTGGCGTCCAGGCCGCGGAATGGCGCGCCAAGGACCCGCGCAAGCCGAGCCTCGGGCCGGACGGCAAGCCGCGCCCCGCGACCAAGAAGCCGCATTCCAACCACTGA
- a CDS encoding cupredoxin domain-containing protein: protein MGIAAFKLAAIAITLSAGAAFAGPGGAGHGHGDETAYGKAGDPKKPARIVQVVMAERDGKMSFIPDRVEVRRGEQIRFQLRNNGELDHELVVATLEENLKHAVAMQKNPDMEHDDPNAKRLAPKKTGEIVWAFTKAGEFDFSCLIPGHREAGMTGKIIVK from the coding sequence ATGGGCATAGCAGCATTCAAGCTCGCCGCGATCGCGATCACCCTCTCGGCCGGCGCGGCCTTCGCCGGCCCCGGCGGTGCCGGGCACGGCCATGGCGACGAGACCGCCTATGGCAAGGCCGGCGACCCGAAGAAGCCCGCCCGCATCGTCCAGGTCGTGATGGCCGAGCGGGACGGCAAGATGTCCTTCATCCCTGACCGGGTCGAGGTTCGTCGCGGCGAGCAGATCCGCTTCCAGCTCCGTAACAATGGCGAACTCGACCACGAACTCGTCGTCGCGACGCTGGAGGAGAACCTCAAGCATGCAGTCGCGATGCAGAAGAACCCCGACATGGAACATGACGATCCGAACGCCAAGCGCCTCGCGCCGAAGAAGACCGGCGAGATCGTCTGGGCCTTCACCAAGGCAGGCGAGTTCGACTTCTCCTGCCTCATCCCCGGCCACCGCGAAGCCGGCATGACCGGCAAGATCATCGTCAAGTGA
- a CDS encoding copper-binding protein — MLKTVAALAFLLAALPAAAQSVSGTVTKVDEAQGKLTINHGAIKNLDMDAMTMVFRAGDPAMLEGLKAGTKVKFDADRVNGQLTVTKLQPAK; from the coding sequence ATGCTGAAAACCGTCGCCGCCCTCGCCTTCCTGCTCGCTGCGCTGCCGGCCGCCGCCCAATCGGTCAGCGGCACCGTCACAAAGGTCGACGAGGCCCAGGGCAAGCTCACCATCAATCACGGCGCGATCAAGAATCTCGACATGGACGCCATGACGATGGTGTTTCGGGCTGGCGACCCGGCCATGCTCGAGGGGCTGAAGGCCGGCACCAAGGTCAAGTTCGACGCCGACCGCGTCAACGGCCAGCTCACGGTGACCAAACTCCAGCCTGCCAAGTGA
- a CDS encoding IclR family transcriptional regulator: MAKPLSSSSNAERALDIVLALGEVGPEGLSLAEIAERMGCAKSVAHRSLVALLQKGFAEPTGRYGHYRLGSAVPMLARRQERLEPQVQKVRPGMTEFARLTGFTVYLIVQSGVDAVCAEMISRSTRRQFSMGVGYRVPMGVGAGSLALMSLLPEAAIQQIITANAERYLKHPSGRHVDGDVILGQVTDAQRRGYALNMGYYFPGQGGIGLPRPSQAPHDVNMAVSFNAPLEMMTDDWVESQIALLRECLA; the protein is encoded by the coding sequence GTGGCGAAGCCCCTGAGTTCCTCGTCGAATGCCGAGCGAGCGCTGGATATCGTCCTGGCGCTCGGCGAGGTCGGGCCGGAGGGATTGAGCCTGGCGGAGATTGCCGAGCGCATGGGCTGCGCGAAATCGGTGGCGCATCGCAGCCTCGTCGCCCTCTTGCAGAAGGGCTTCGCCGAGCCGACGGGGCGCTATGGTCATTACCGCCTCGGCTCGGCCGTGCCGATGCTGGCACGGCGGCAGGAGCGGCTCGAGCCGCAGGTCCAGAAAGTGCGTCCCGGCATGACCGAGTTCGCCCGCCTGACCGGCTTCACCGTCTACCTGATCGTGCAGTCCGGGGTCGACGCGGTCTGTGCCGAGATGATCAGCCGCTCGACGCGGCGCCAGTTCTCGATGGGCGTGGGCTATCGCGTGCCGATGGGCGTCGGTGCCGGCAGCCTCGCCCTGATGTCGCTTTTGCCGGAGGCAGCGATCCAGCAAATCATTACAGCCAATGCCGAGCGCTACCTGAAGCACCCCTCGGGGCGCCATGTCGATGGCGACGTCATCCTCGGGCAGGTCACCGATGCGCAGCGCCGCGGCTATGCGCTCAACATGGGATATTACTTCCCGGGGCAGGGGGGCATCGGCCTGCCCCGGCCGAGCCAGGCCCCGCACGACGTCAATATGGCCGTCTCCTTCAACGCGCCGCTGGAAATGATGACCGACGACTGGGTCGAGAGTCAGATCGCGCTCTTGCGCGAATGCCTGGCTTGA
- a CDS encoding ABC transporter permease has protein sequence MVSFLARRLGFAVVTLFSVLTLVFLIVRILPGDPVLVILGDQASPASVLALRQRLGLDQSLPVQYGRFLLQAFRGDLGTSMISGRPVTEEILAVLPYTLELTIAALLLGAALGIPAGVWAAVRRNRLPDYVLRLLSLLGLSLPAFVAAIILLMVFAIQFRWFPVISAGGADTLTERLRQMALPTLALALIMMAYITRVTRSAMLEVLSQDFVRTARAKGASASAVIWSHALGNCLIPITTVIGLYLGILIGNSVLTEIVFSRPGLGKLILTALSQRDYTLLQGMIVVYTLMVVIVNLLTDLTYGFLDPRVQYK, from the coding sequence ATGGTGTCATTCCTGGCGAGGCGTCTGGGCTTCGCCGTCGTCACATTGTTCAGCGTCCTGACGCTGGTCTTCCTGATCGTGCGGATCCTGCCCGGCGATCCCGTGCTGGTGATCCTGGGCGATCAGGCGAGCCCCGCCAGCGTCCTCGCGCTGCGCCAGCGGCTCGGTCTCGACCAGTCGCTGCCCGTCCAGTACGGGCGCTTCCTGCTCCAAGCGTTCCGCGGCGATCTCGGCACCTCGATGATCTCCGGCCGGCCGGTGACGGAGGAAATCCTCGCCGTCCTGCCCTATACGCTGGAACTGACCATCGCCGCGCTGCTCCTGGGCGCCGCGCTCGGGATTCCCGCCGGCGTCTGGGCCGCGGTGCGGCGCAACCGGCTCCCCGATTACGTACTGCGCCTGCTCTCGCTGCTCGGCCTTTCGCTGCCGGCCTTCGTTGCCGCGATCATCCTGCTGATGGTTTTCGCCATCCAGTTCCGCTGGTTCCCGGTGATCAGCGCGGGCGGCGCCGATACGTTGACCGAGCGCCTCCGGCAGATGGCGCTGCCGACACTCGCGCTCGCGCTGATCATGATGGCCTACATCACCCGCGTGACGCGCTCGGCGATGCTGGAGGTGCTCAGCCAGGATTTCGTGCGCACGGCGCGGGCCAAGGGCGCCTCTGCCTCGGCGGTGATCTGGTCGCATGCGCTCGGCAACTGCCTGATCCCGATCACCACGGTCATCGGCCTCTATCTGGGCATCCTGATCGGCAACTCGGTGCTGACCGAGATCGTGTTCTCGCGCCCCGGCCTCGGCAAGCTGATCCTGACCGCGCTCAGCCAGCGCGATTACACGCTGCTGCAGGGGATGATCGTCGTCTACACGCTGATGGTCGTCATCGTGAACCTGCTGACCGACCTGACCTACGGCTTTCTCGATCCGAGGGTGCAGTACAAATGA
- a CDS encoding ABC transporter permease, whose translation MSETTSETARPLARQSAFRGVLARLNLTTWIGVAIVVLLVLAAIFAPYLATHPPAKQSIMDQLAPPGGGYLLGADQFGRDIWSRLLFGARYSLTIGLFAILTALVIGSLIGMTAGYRGGRTDILLMQVMDVILAFPSLILGLALVALMGATMTNIVIAIAFTATPAFARIARAAVIAQRDREYVQACRAMGFSGGRILFRHILPAILPEVMVMTSLWMATAVRTEASLAFIGLGLAPPTPTWGGMVREGFENILSSFHLALFPSLAILILVLAFNLIGDGLRDAIDPRLKDAS comes from the coding sequence ATGAGCGAGACCACCTCGGAAACCGCTCGCCCCCTCGCTCGCCAAAGCGCCTTCCGCGGCGTGCTGGCCCGGCTCAACCTCACGACCTGGATCGGCGTCGCCATCGTCGTGCTGCTTGTGCTCGCCGCGATCTTCGCGCCCTATCTCGCGACGCATCCGCCAGCGAAGCAGAGCATCATGGACCAGCTCGCCCCGCCCGGCGGCGGCTACCTGCTCGGCGCCGACCAGTTCGGCCGCGACATCTGGTCGAGGCTGCTCTTCGGCGCGCGCTACTCCCTGACCATCGGCCTCTTCGCAATCCTGACGGCGCTGGTGATCGGGTCGCTGATCGGCATGACCGCGGGCTATCGCGGCGGGCGCACCGACATCCTGCTGATGCAGGTGATGGACGTCATCCTCGCCTTTCCCTCGCTGATCCTCGGGCTCGCGCTGGTCGCCCTGATGGGTGCGACGATGACGAATATCGTCATCGCCATCGCCTTCACGGCGACGCCCGCCTTCGCCCGGATCGCGCGCGCCGCGGTCATCGCCCAGCGCGACCGCGAGTATGTCCAGGCCTGCCGCGCCATGGGCTTCTCTGGCGGGCGCATCCTGTTCCGCCATATCCTACCCGCGATCCTGCCGGAGGTGATGGTGATGACCTCGCTCTGGATGGCGACGGCGGTACGCACCGAAGCTTCGCTCGCCTTCATCGGGCTCGGCCTCGCGCCGCCCACGCCGACCTGGGGCGGCATGGTGCGCGAGGGCTTCGAGAACATCCTGAGCTCGTTCCATCTCGCGCTCTTCCCCAGCCTCGCGATCCTGATCCTCGTGCTGGCCTTCAACCTGATCGGCGACGGCTTGCGCGACGCGATCGACCCCCGCCTGAAGGACGCATCGTGA